In Mytilus edulis chromosome 4, xbMytEdul2.2, whole genome shotgun sequence, the following proteins share a genomic window:
- the LOC139520614 gene encoding uncharacterized protein — translation MATFITFTCGVCDSQHITKDAEHWCPECDEGLCRTCLLFHNSSKISRGHGVISIKNYIRLPQNIRSIRQHCPDHDRKYQNYCPNHDIPCCPFCISTSHSECKGLQVLEEVVKTSELSSHFEDMKLTLRDLENNIDRIKIDREEHLKSIQEQRNKFQSEIKHVRQQINSHLDKLERQALENLKSTEFKVKSQNESILSKLACSSREMKELENIISAMTDYASDLKRFLGRKQIETEVANSERYITSLEEDGSLQQVSLNCSIDSNVSGILSSISSFCTISTELSNPSILLKKEKEKQAQIMTVQPSAQTSIHDTKIQMIQTFTLPKGSNTTFINGCTINQSGKMVFADYNVNQRLIILNADGSVDGEIQLQVPFDVTSIDNRSVAVIQHEQIQVIDLSSNRIEKTIKLNNLVTSGISYGQHTLFYCEPGKNIHMLKPTDGSHQNSIDISNESKGTYYMYVAFHQNNLYLTNKTNHTVTCYKVYGKKVWEFRDETVICSPWAVSCDKYSNVYVASLGNNSIVVISPDGTHSRTLISQTNVCAIDVDKERNILIAAGFQSNTVNVYKIE, via the coding sequence ATGGCAACATTCATTACATTTACATGCGGCGTGTGTGATTCCCAGCATATCACTAAGGATGCAGAACATTGGTGCCCTGAATGTGATGAAGGTCTATGTCGTACCTGCCTTCTATTCCATAACTCGTCCAAGATTTCACGAGGACATGGTGTTATCtccataaaaaattatataagattACCACAAAACATTCGAAGTATACGTCAGCACTGTCCAGACCATGATAGAAAGTACCAGAATTATTGTCCAAATCATGACATCCCCTGTTGTCCATTCTGCATATCAACAAGCCATAGCGAATGTAAAGGGTTACAAGTCTTAGAAGAAGTCGTGAAGACATCGGAATTGTCCAGTCATTTCGAAGACATGAAACTGACATTAAGAGATCTAGAGAATAACATTGATAGAATAAAGATTGACCGCGAGGAACACCTTAAAAGTATTCAGGAACAGCGAAACAAATTCCAGAGCGAAATCAAGCATGTCCGCCAACAAATAAATTCACATCTTGATAAACTTGAAAGGCAAGCACTTGAAAATTTAAAATCTACTGAATTTAAAGTCAAAAGCCAAAATGAATCTATATTAAGCAAACTCGCCTGCAGCAGCAGAGAAATGAAAGAATTGGAGAATATTATTTCAGCAATGACTGACTATGCCTCCGATTTAAAAAGGTTTCTTGGGAGGAAACAGATTGAAACAGAAGTAGCAAACTCAGAGAGGTACATCACTTCTTTGGAAGAGGATGGAAGTCTACAACAAGTTTCCCTAAACTGTAGTATTGACAGTAACGTTTCTGGAATTTTATCTTCTATTTCCTCCTTTTGCACAATATCAACTGAACTAAGTAATCCAAGTATTCTTCtcaagaaagaaaaagaaaagcagGCTCAGATCATGACTGTTCAACCTTCAGCTCAGACATCTATTCACGATACAAAGATACAGATGATACAAACCTTTACATTACCGAAGGGAAGCAACACTACGTTTATAAATGGATGTACAATAAACCAGTCAGGAAAAATGGTCTTTGCTGATTATAATGTTAATCAGAGACTTATCATTCTGAATGCTGATGGATCTGTAGACGGCGAAATACAACTACAAGTCCCATTTGATGTTACGTCTATTGACAATAGAAGTGTCGCGGTCATCCAACATGAACAAATTCAAGTCATAGATTTGTCATCTAACAGGATAGAAAAGACGATTAAATTAAACAATTTGGTTACATCGGGAATTTCTTATGGACAACATACGTTATTTTATTGTGAACCTGGAAAAAACATACATATGTTAAAGCCGACAGATGGCAGTCACCAAAATTCAATCGATATAAGTAATGAATCAAAAGGTACGTACTACATGTATGTAGCATTTCATCAAAATAACTTATATTTGACAAATAAGACAAATCATACGGTCACATGCTACAAAGTTTATGGGAAGAAAGTCTGGGAATTTAGAGATGAAACTGTTATCTGTTCGCCATGGGCCGTGTCATGTGACAAATACTCCAACGTTTACGTGGCATCACTTGGAAACAACAGCATTGTGGTTATATCACCCGACGGAACACATAGTCGGACATTGATAAGTCAAACGAATGTTTGTGCTATTGACGTTGataaagaaagaaacatattaaTAGCAGCTGGTTTTCAAAGTAATACTGTTAATGTTTACAAAATAGAATAG